The Geobacter metallireducens GS-15 region CGCGCCGCCGAACTCTGGTTCCAGTTGTTGCGCTCCAGGGCCTCGACGACGATCTCCCGTTCGAGTTGCTCTAGGGAATACCCCTCGTCGGGGAGGTTGATGACCCGGCATTCCCTCTGGGGAGAGCGCCCACGCCGCACCTTCTCGGGAAGATCGTCGGGGTGGATCGTGTCGGCGTTGCGCATGATGAGGATCCGCTCCACGGTGTTCTCCAGTTCCCGCACGTTGCCGGGCCAGCCGTAGGCGGCCATGACTGCCAGGATCTCGGGAGAAAAAGTGACGGAGGCCCCGCCGTGTTTGGCGGCAAAATGGCGCACGAGCAGCGGGATATCCTCCTTCCGCTCCCTCAAGGGGGGGAGGTGGACGGGAATAACCGAAAGGCGGTAGAAGAGATCCTCCCGGAAGCGCCCTTCCGCGATGGCTTCCTCCAGGTCGGCGTTGGTGGCTGCCACCACCCGCACGTCGAGCTTGATGGTGTGAGCCCCCCCGACCGGCTGCACTTCCTTTTCCTGGAGCGCGCGCAGAAGTTTCGACTGGAGCTCCACCGGCAGTTCCCCCACCTCGTCGAGGAAAAGGGTTCCCGCCTCGGCCTGCCGGAACTTACCCTCCTTGTCCTGCACTGCCCCGGTGAAGGCCCCCTTCACGTGGCCGAAGAGCTCACTCTCAAGGAGATCGCGGGGGATGGCGGCGCAGTTGATGGCGACGAAGGGTGCGGCGCGCCGCGAGCTCCGGTTGTGAATGGCCCGGGCCACCAGTTCCTTGCCGGTCCCCGACTCACCGGTGATGAGAACGGTTGCGTCGGTATCGGCCACCCGGTCGATGACACGGAAGACCTCCTCCATGGGAGGGGAAATGCCGATGATGCTGCGGAACTCCTCCCGTTCGGAAAGCTCCTCCCTGAGGCGCCGGTTCTCCCGGGAAAGCCCCTGCATGTCCAGGGCCTTGCGAACCGTCAGCTTCAATGCCTCCCGATTGAAAGGCTTGGTAATGAAGTCGTAGGCCCCGGCCTTCATGGCCTCCACCGCCGCTTCCACCGCGCCGAAGGCGGTGATGACGATGACGACCGTGTCGGGGAAGCGCTCCTTCACCTCCCTGAGGAGCTGAAATCCACCCATGCCGGGCATCTTCAGGTCGGTCACCACGAGGGTCGGCGCGCCATCCTCGAAGAGGCGAAGCCCCTCCTCGCCGCTGCCGGCGGTGAGCACTTCGTACCCCTCCTCCTGGAGATTATACTCGAGCACCCGGCGCAGCGACACATCATCGTCAACGATCAGCACCCGCACGGTTTTCTTCTCGCCATTTGCCACCCGTCACTCCTTACAGGGGAAGCCGCACCCGGAACGTTGTCCCCTGCCCCGGCTCGCTCTCCACCGTCACGGTCCCGCCGTGTCCCTCCACGATCCGTTGGGTGATGGCGAGACCGAGTCCCGTCCCCCCCTCCTTCGTGGTGAAAAACGGCGTGAATATCCTTTCGAGGCTCTCCCGCGGGATTCCCGCACCGGTGTCGGCAAACGCCAGCTCCACAAGGGGGCGGTCGTCGCCGCTACGCGGGAACATCTTCACCCTCACCGTAACAGTCCCCCCCGCACCGGTGGCCTGGATGCCGTTCAGCATCAAATTGAGAAAAGCCTGCCGCAGTTTCTCCGGGTCGCCGGTGACCGGCGGCACCTCGTCAGCCTCAAGGCCAATTCGCACCCCTCGGGCCGCGGCATCGCTGCCGAGAAGAGTCACCAACTCCCGCAGCTCGGCAGCCAGGTCGCAGGTCTTTCTCTCCCCGTCACCAGGACGTGACAGCCGGAGAAAATCCTCGACCACCCGGTTCAGGCGATCGGTCTCCTTGAGGAGAATCTCCAGGAACTCGTGCTTCGGATGCCCCGGCTGGAAGTCGTCCCGAAGGATTTCCGCCGTCCCCCGGATAGAGCCGAGGGGATTGCGGATCTCATGGGCCAGCATGGCCGAAAGCTCTCCAAGGGCCGACAGCCGCTCGGCCCGGCGCAGTTGTTCCTCGATGCCGATAATGAGGTCTGCCTGGCTCCGGAGCGCGCGGTACGATTCTTCGAGGCGCCGGGCCGCGCGTTCCAGTTCCTCGCGGCGCTCCCCCTCCTTCTGGCAGAGGAATCCGGTAACTCCCCCCACCACGTTGTAGAGGAGAATCTCCAGGAATTTCTCCAGCTCCAGCGACGGATGCACGCCCCACTGAAAGAGGACATGGGGAACGTAAAGGATGCTGACGATGATGGAAGCGGCGAGCCCCCCCCTCAGACCGAACCAGAGGGCGGCCAGAATGATCGGCAGGTAGTAGAGCCGCTGGAAGATGTCGTGGAGCGCAGGAAGATGGAGCGGAGTCAGATAATGAAAGAGGCTGATCCCGATGATTGCTGCGGCAAGAAACAGGATGCGGAGGGGACCTGTCAGCGTCATGGTGTGATTATGTAGAGGATGGCCAGCAATAATGCAAGGGAGAAATCGGTCAGGCCCGGCCGGCGCCGGACCGGGTGAGATAGACCAGACAGACTGAGCCGCCGTGTGACCGGGGCAGAGGGTTCGTTAACGGTTGCGGCTCACCACGTAGTCGGCCAGATCGAGCGCGGCCTGCTTCTCCGTGGAGGCGGGGAACGCCTGGAGGTGCTCCTTGCAGCGGGCAATGTACTCGCCTGCCACCTCGGTGGTGTACTGGATGCCGCCATACTTGTGGACCAGGGCGAATACCGCCTCGAAGTCACCCGGCTCCATGACCTCCTTCTCCACGACGGCGGCGATGGTTTCGCGCTCCTCGTCGGTGCACTTGCGGAGGGTGTGGATGAGCGGGAGGGTGATCTTCCCCTCTTCCAGGTCATGGCCGATCTCCTTGCCGAACTGCTCCTCGCTGGCCGTGTAGTCGAGGGTGTCGTCCATGAGCTGGAAGGCAATCCCCAGATCCATGCCGAAGTCCCGCAGGGCCAGTTCCTGCTCCGGCGTGGCCTTCCCGAGGATGGCTCCCGCCTCGCAGGCAGCGGAGAGGAGGACGGCGGTCTTGCTCTTCACCACTTCAATGTACCGCTCCAGCGTCATATCCAGATCGCTCGTGCAGAGGAGCTGGAGGACCTCACCCTCGGCAATGATGGTGGTGGCATCGGATATGACCTTGAGAACCCGCAGGTCACCGGCCTGAACCATGAGAGAGAACGACTTGGAGAAGAGGAAATCGCCCACGAGGACCGATGCCTCGTTGCCCCACACCTCGTTGGCCGAGGCGTTGCCGCGGCGCAGGGTCGCGTTGTCCACCACGTCGTCGTGGAGAAGCGTGGCGGTATGGATGAATTCGATGACGCTCGCCAGGGGCACATGCCGGTCGCCGGTGTAGCCGCACAGCTTGGCGGCGAGGAGCAGGAGCGTCGGCCGGATCCGTTTTCCCCCGCTGGCGAGAACGTATTCCCCCACTTTGCGGATCAGGTAGACATCCGACTCGAGGTCCTTCTTGAACTGTGCTTCGACGTTTTTCAGGTCATCACCGACCAGGGCAAGAGCAGAATGCATTAACACGACCTCAGGCTAAGATTTGGGCAATACTACGGGAATTACGCCAGTTTTGTCAAAGCTTTTCTGCCCGCGCAAACCGCCATCCATCGCGGATTGACCGGATTTCAACGCCCAGTTGATTTGCCCGTCGGCCGGCCTCGGCTATACTGAGGGTGGTAGCAACCAGACCCGGAAGGGGCTTTCCATGGCACTCACACTTCTTCCCGCGGATTGCCGGGACCGCCGCGGCTCCCCCCGTTCGTCGAGAAAGTACTCGACACCCGCATCGGGTGGCAGTTATAACCTTTCCATGACCAGACCGAAGCTTGTCGCAATCGCCGTCATCGGGCTTGCCGTGGCGCTTTTCTTCATGTCGGGGCTCGACAGGCACCTGACCCTTCAATCCCTCAAGGCGAACCGGGAACTTCTCGTATCCTATTCGGAGCAGCACCGTCTCGCCGCGGTCTCGCTCTTTATCGGCATCTACGTGGTGCAGACCGCCCTCTCCCTCCCCGGCGCCGCGATCCTCTCCCTTGCGGCCGGCGCCATCTTCGGCGCAGTACAAGGCACGGTCTACGCGGTGATCGGCGCCACCCTCGGCGCCACGCTCGCCTTCCTCGTGACCCGCTACCTTTTCCACGATGCGGTCCAGGAGAAGTTCGGCCATCGCCTCACAACCATAAACCGGGAGCTGGAAACGGCCGGGCTCAACTATCTCCTCTTCCTGCGGCTCGTCCCCCTCTTTCCCTTTTTCCTCATCAACCTTGCGGCCGGGCTTACCCACCTGCCGTTGCGCACCTTTATCATCGGCACCCTGGTGGGCATCATTCCCGGCGGCTTCGTCTACGTGAACGCCGGGGCGAGCCTCGCCACCATCTCGAATCCGGCCGACGCCGCCTCACCGCGGGTGCTCGGCTCCTTTGCCCTGCTGGGGCTCTTTGCCCTGATCCCGGTCATCTACAGAAAGTTCACACGGAGAGCATGAATGGTTGCGGTATTCAAGGAACGGCTGCGCGAAATCGACCCCATGTACGTCACCTTCGAGGGGCTCCAGACCCTCCAGGTGAACCTGGGGAACATCTGCAACCAGACCTGCGCCCACTGCCACGTGAACGCATCCCCCGCCGGGGACAGGATCATGGGACCGGCGGTGATGGAGAAGATCGTGGGGCTTTTGACCCGTCGCCCCGGCATCACCCTTGACATCACCGGCGGCTGCCCGGAGATGAATCCCCACTTCCGCGCCCTCGTGGAGAAGACCAGGGGCCACTCTCCCCGCCGGATGGTGCGGAGCAACCTGACCATCATGACCGAGCCGGGCATGGAGTGGCTGCCGGGATTCTACCGGGACCAGGAACTGGTGGTCATTGCCTCCCTCCCCTGCTACCAGGAGGAGAACGTGGAACGGCAGCGGGGGCCGGGGGTTTTTGCCCGGAGCATCGAGGCCCTGCGAATTCTGAACGGACTCGGCTATGGCGGCACGCTGGAGCTCAACCTGGTCTACAATCCGGGCGGCCCCCTGATCCCCGGCTCCCAACGGGAACTGGAAGAGGCCTACAAGATCGAACTCCTGACACGCTATGGCATTCGCTTCAACAACCTCTACACCATCGCCAACGCCCCCATCGGCCGTTTCCGCGAGTACCTGGAAGCAAAGGGGGCCTACGAGCGCTACCTCGCCATGCTCGCCACCCGCTTCAACCCCGAGGCGGCCCGCAACATCATGTGCCGGACCCTGGTGAGCGTCGACTGGAAGGGGTTTCTCTACAACTGCGATTTCAACCAGGCCATCGGCCTTCCCATCACCAGCGGCAGCGGCGAAATCCTCAAGATCGACGACCTGGAGGAGGCGGCCACAACAGGGGCTGAACTCTTCCTGGCCCAGCACTGCTACTGCTGCACCGCCGGCGAGGGATCAAGCTGCACCGGTGCGTTGAGCTAACAAGAAAAGGAGACCACCATGGACAACACCCTCCTCTGGAACCGTTACCAATCCCACCTTTTCCACGATCCTGAGTCGGGGCTCATGCTGGACATCAGCAGGATGAACTTCGCGGACGGATTCCTGGCGTCCATGGAGTCGGCCACCCAGAAGGCGTTCGCCGAGATGGGGGAGCTTGAGGGAGGCGCCATCGCCAACCCCGACGAGGGGCGGATGGTGGGACACTACTGGCTGCGATCCCCGGACCTCTCCCCCACCGATGAAATCGCCGCGGAGATTGGCGAGACCGTGCAGCGGATCAGGGAATTCGCCGCCGCCGTCCACGGCGGGAGCATCGCGGCACCGGACGGACGCCCCTTCCGGAAACTCCTCGTGGTGGGGATCGGCGGATCGGCCCTGGGGCCCCAGTTCGTGGCCGACGCCCTGGGGGACGTGGACAACCCGCTCACCCCCCACTTCTTCGATAACACCGACCCCGACGGCATGGACCGGGTCCTGGCCCAGATCGGGCCGGACCTTGCCGGGACCCTCACGGTGGTCATCTCCAAGAGCGGCGGCACCAAGGAGACCCGCAACGGCATGCTGGAGGCCGAAATCGCCTACCGCCGGGCGGGACTCCACTTCCCCCGGTACGCCGTGGCGGTCACCGGCGAAGGGAGCGAGCTGGACCGGACCGCCACCAGTGCCGGCTGGCTTGCCCGCTTTCCCATGTGGGACTGGGTCGGGGGTCGCACTTCTGTAACCTCGGCCGTGGGGCTCCTTCCCGCTGCCCTCCAGGGGCTCGACATCGCCGGCATGCTGGAAGGTGCCCGGCTCTGCGACCAACTCACCCGCCGCCCTGACACGGCCCGCAACCCGGCGGCGCTCCTGGCCCTCATGTGGCACCACGCCACCGGCGGAAAAGGTGCCCGCGACATGGTGGTCCTCCCCTACAAGGACCGCCTCCTTCTCTTCTCCCGCTATCTGCAGCAGCTCATCATGGAATCCATCGGCAAGGAGCTGGACCGGGAAGGGAATGTGGTCTGCCAGGGGATTTCGGTTTACGGCAACAAGGGGTCCACGGACCAGCACGCCTACGTGCAGCAACTTCGCGAGGGGGTGAACAACTTCTTCGTCACCTTCATCGAAGTGCTCCGGGACCGGCGCGGTGCGTCCCTGCCGGTGGAACCGGGGGTGACGAGCGGCGACTACCTGTCCGGCTTTCTCCAGGGAACCCGCACGGCCCTCGGCGAAAAGGGTCGGGAATCCCTCACCATCACCATCCCCGAGGTATCACCCCGCACCGTCGGCATGCTCATCGCCCTCTTCGAGCGGGCGGTGGGGCTCTACGCCTCGCTGGTGAACATCAACGCCTACCACCAGCCCGGCGTCGAGGCGGGAAAGAAGGCGGCCGGGACGGTGCTGGCGCACCAGGCCGACATCATCGCCCACCTGCGCGGGACCGGCTCCTCTCTCACGGCCGACGAGATTGCCGCGGCCCTCGGGCGCCCCGACGCGGCGGAGACGGTTTTCAGGACGCTGCTCCACGCCGCGGCCAACCCGGACCACGGCATCAGAATGGAGCCGGCGGAGTCTCTCACCGCAAGCCGCTTCTCCGTACGGGATTGAGCGGATACACAGCAGTTTGCCACCCGGCTGATACAGGCTCTTTGGGGGTAACAGCAGAGTTACTACCGCGGGGGAAGGAACGGCTCCAGGAGAGCCGGATCAAGGGTGGTATCCGGTTTGACCGGAAATCCCGAAACTGGGTCACGGTCGGCCATCCCGATGGAAAGAATGATTGTGTTTGATTGACCGGAGGCCAGGAGACGGGGCCCCCATTGCAGGAACAGGACAC contains the following coding sequences:
- a CDS encoding sigma-54-dependent transcriptional regulator, which produces MANGEKKTVRVLIVDDDVSLRRVLEYNLQEEGYEVLTAGSGEEGLRLFEDGAPTLVVTDLKMPGMGGFQLLREVKERFPDTVVIVITAFGAVEAAVEAMKAGAYDFITKPFNREALKLTVRKALDMQGLSRENRRLREELSEREEFRSIIGISPPMEEVFRVIDRVADTDATVLITGESGTGKELVARAIHNRSSRRAAPFVAINCAAIPRDLLESELFGHVKGAFTGAVQDKEGKFRQAEAGTLFLDEVGELPVELQSKLLRALQEKEVQPVGGAHTIKLDVRVVAATNADLEEAIAEGRFREDLFYRLSVIPVHLPPLRERKEDIPLLVRHFAAKHGGASVTFSPEILAVMAAYGWPGNVRELENTVERILIMRNADTIHPDDLPEKVRRGRSPQRECRVINLPDEGYSLEQLEREIVVEALERNNWNQSSAARFLRIPRHTLIYRMEKYSITTPERKK
- a CDS encoding two-component system sensor histidine kinase NtrB, which codes for MTLTGPLRILFLAAAIIGISLFHYLTPLHLPALHDIFQRLYYLPIILAALWFGLRGGLAASIIVSILYVPHVLFQWGVHPSLELEKFLEILLYNVVGGVTGFLCQKEGERREELERAARRLEESYRALRSQADLIIGIEEQLRRAERLSALGELSAMLAHEIRNPLGSIRGTAEILRDDFQPGHPKHEFLEILLKETDRLNRVVEDFLRLSRPGDGERKTCDLAAELRELVTLLGSDAAARGVRIGLEADEVPPVTGDPEKLRQAFLNLMLNGIQATGAGGTVTVRVKMFPRSGDDRPLVELAFADTGAGIPRESLERIFTPFFTTKEGGTGLGLAITQRIVEGHGGTVTVESEPGQGTTFRVRLPL
- a CDS encoding polyprenyl synthetase family protein, which codes for MHSALALVGDDLKNVEAQFKKDLESDVYLIRKVGEYVLASGGKRIRPTLLLLAAKLCGYTGDRHVPLASVIEFIHTATLLHDDVVDNATLRRGNASANEVWGNEASVLVGDFLFSKSFSLMVQAGDLRVLKVISDATTIIAEGEVLQLLCTSDLDMTLERYIEVVKSKTAVLLSAACEAGAILGKATPEQELALRDFGMDLGIAFQLMDDTLDYTASEEQFGKEIGHDLEEGKITLPLIHTLRKCTDEERETIAAVVEKEVMEPGDFEAVFALVHKYGGIQYTTEVAGEYIARCKEHLQAFPASTEKQAALDLADYVVSRNR
- a CDS encoding TVP38/TMEM64 family protein; this translates as MTRPKLVAIAVIGLAVALFFMSGLDRHLTLQSLKANRELLVSYSEQHRLAAVSLFIGIYVVQTALSLPGAAILSLAAGAIFGAVQGTVYAVIGATLGATLAFLVTRYLFHDAVQEKFGHRLTTINRELETAGLNYLLFLRLVPLFPFFLINLAAGLTHLPLRTFIIGTLVGIIPGGFVYVNAGASLATISNPADAASPRVLGSFALLGLFALIPVIYRKFTRRA
- the arsS gene encoding arsenosugar biosynthesis radical SAM (seleno)protein ArsS (Some members of this family are selenoproteins.), whose protein sequence is MVAVFKERLREIDPMYVTFEGLQTLQVNLGNICNQTCAHCHVNASPAGDRIMGPAVMEKIVGLLTRRPGITLDITGGCPEMNPHFRALVEKTRGHSPRRMVRSNLTIMTEPGMEWLPGFYRDQELVVIASLPCYQEENVERQRGPGVFARSIEALRILNGLGYGGTLELNLVYNPGGPLIPGSQRELEEAYKIELLTRYGIRFNNLYTIANAPIGRFREYLEAKGAYERYLAMLATRFNPEAARNIMCRTLVSVDWKGFLYNCDFNQAIGLPITSGSGEILKIDDLEEAATTGAELFLAQHCYCCTAGEGSSCTGALS
- a CDS encoding glucose-6-phosphate isomerase, translating into MDNTLLWNRYQSHLFHDPESGLMLDISRMNFADGFLASMESATQKAFAEMGELEGGAIANPDEGRMVGHYWLRSPDLSPTDEIAAEIGETVQRIREFAAAVHGGSIAAPDGRPFRKLLVVGIGGSALGPQFVADALGDVDNPLTPHFFDNTDPDGMDRVLAQIGPDLAGTLTVVISKSGGTKETRNGMLEAEIAYRRAGLHFPRYAVAVTGEGSELDRTATSAGWLARFPMWDWVGGRTSVTSAVGLLPAALQGLDIAGMLEGARLCDQLTRRPDTARNPAALLALMWHHATGGKGARDMVVLPYKDRLLLFSRYLQQLIMESIGKELDREGNVVCQGISVYGNKGSTDQHAYVQQLREGVNNFFVTFIEVLRDRRGASLPVEPGVTSGDYLSGFLQGTRTALGEKGRESLTITIPEVSPRTVGMLIALFERAVGLYASLVNINAYHQPGVEAGKKAAGTVLAHQADIIAHLRGTGSSLTADEIAAALGRPDAAETVFRTLLHAAANPDHGIRMEPAESLTASRFSVRD